One segment of Heterodontus francisci isolate sHetFra1 chromosome 26, sHetFra1.hap1, whole genome shotgun sequence DNA contains the following:
- the aatkb gene encoding serine/threonine-protein kinase LMTK1 isoform X4 encodes MITNRKQNEEIKQQQKGDLKGYLRTHNAADELAPDPSTLQRMACEITSGLQYLHKYNYIHSDFALRNCLLSADLTVKIGDYGLSHNKYKKDYFVTPDQLWIPLRWIAPELIDDVHGNLLVVDQTKISNIWSLGVTLWELFEFGNQPYHRCSDKEVLTYAIKEQQLKLTKPLLNLPLSDRWYEVMQFCWLQPEQRPTADEVHLLLSYLCAKASSEAEEEFEKRWNAMKPSGSSTNHTAEVSSFPLLEQFGTDGFHTEVDDVLTVTETSQGLNFEYKWDHAQMDNFLPSSAGMGHGSAQYQEIYFPNSASGRLSLSVSPVSSNSFYESKQQSNIPQSLQPPGVVPVISAHSPSVTGEYYIRIEEPTECNMDLDYTMCSYSPEYDASLQVESSSWQGLQGRDTVDDCENSPTISLTMEPLLGQVSSTTQDSWEDSQYFSRNKNQTYYEHFTVDDANQYLLENYSENNNDWKIQSPGENSSGDPLGISPLVTCSFRDSSSLLVTSYGELDETGPNKMCQLPSAEEFKYSVQSVNTALHSINDLDTVKTLAISDPSQAGVPSSTCTLLTEDENLLPSEIKSWESNSFLNNSSVDLAKQSQKQENNGTGFSCGRLQTEFSEIDLSKLGNVAPLSFSHAPETHNFKVGNSAEAENGNCNWMAKCKEIDQDSQSFDQSLSITEVKDGLFTHLNTVSQQEESRILISDRLQVSRSEELVDPLLGVVVKNCALGDYGKTRTHADSGEINLPGQDTDIACNNDQLKAIVQETNQLKMDREEVHSPTQLKIEIEVGDSDTIHSEMEMVNDINQVEVAVRELTSSPQFETADKSENCLSSDVESKDPDSSPVKTLSSVSFTETDVCSDEDETDITSGIFTDLAQDYENSDIVLSHKSLQKLVGTPDSLESLDIPSTTSSCDMFSPTSHYSSLQPKATDSGYDTENFESPEFVLKEPVEQKDPEMFTKVNKPSNVTVMKVDSNDAEMSQDSEPQSIDEKNPYRDSAYFSDYDAESERYQALDSEKDDLVQGEIDQRELNEDHLADIPVQQTERVHLSSLELNNADLKQTESLKNQGTNSEHCNLIQRLCDDPAEGLVSIKKGLSAEVSILIEKQTDPTFDNPDADVLTGAETDPNKQISELGIPVTNEEFHDQDLEIENEKKAVQADYLVCRQILEEADCSNSKNQDGFLQNSYNSENLLLKKQVSLRKKGCLHKTSGCIYDGTELILEEQSSEQGNDTAGFQCTDVEMRKFQPYSLNVEERLESCIVPKIQSVQLSLELPLLALKKEPRQASDGEEGDEEDEDDDESDDSDEELGIYNIQEHSEESEEEIPTVPIIVTEKDDGKNLRSLLKLPNLVCETFCEDLDRKKKAVSFYDDVTVYLFDQESPTGELSEQNIPEVDPAFLHPPEHSQNKNTDVSMAERQNTSNISSDGNFPEESGGFEWDDDFPLVSVKSSLVTEGSSLTSEAASSAAPSRPVQNQVQKTRFSRFTVSPATVSRFSITHVLDSEIESVGGSIEEGERE; translated from the exons AAAGATTACTTTGTAACTCCTGACCAGCTCTGGATTCCATTGCGCTGGATTGCACCTGAGCTTATCGATGATGTTCATGGGAATCTGCTGGTGGTGGATCAAACCAAGATTAGTAATATCTG gtCCCTGGGTGTAACTTTATGGGAACTGTTTGAGTTTGGTAACCAGCCCTATCATCGGTGCTCAGATAAAGAGGTGCTTACGTATGCTATTAAAGAGCAGCAGCTGAAACTGACGAAACCCCTGCTGAACCTGCCACTGTCTGACCGATG GTACGAGGTGATGCAGTTCTGTTGGCTACAACCAGAGCAAAGACCTACAGCAGATGAAGTCCACCTGCTGCTCAGTTATCTTTGTGCAAAAGCATCCAGTGAGGCAGAGGAAGAGTTTGAAAAACGCTGGAATGCAATGAAACCAAGTGGCTCAAGCACCAACCACACAGCTGAAGTCTCCTCCTTTCCACTCCTGGAGCAGTTTGGAACAGATGGGTTTCACACTGAAGTGGATGATGTGTTGACAGTAACCGAGACGAGCCAAGGCCTTAACTTTGAATATAAGTGGGACCATGCACAAATGGATAATTTTCTGCCATCTTCTGCGGGCATGGGTCATGGCAGTGCCCAATATCAGGAGATTTACTTTCCTAACAGTGCGTCGGGAAGGCTAAGTTTGAGTGTTTCTCCTGTCTCCTCAAACTCTTTCTATGAATCTAAACAGCAGTCTAACATTCCACAGAGTCTGCAGCCACCAGGTGTTGTGCCAGTTATTAGTGCACACAGCCCTTCAGTAACTGGTGAATATTACATACGTATAGAGGAACCGACTGAATGCAATATGGATCTGGACTATACGATGTGTTCCTATAGCCCTGAGTACGATGCGAGCTTGCAAGTGGAGTCATCGTCTTGGCAAGGATTACAAGGAAGGGACACTGTAGATGATTGTGAGAACAGCCCAACCATATCCTTGACCATGGAGCCTCTTTTGGGTCAGGTATCATCAACAACCCAAGATTCTTGGGAAGACAGCCAATATTTTAGCAGGAATAAGAACCAAACATACTATGAACATTTCACAGTAGATGATGCTAATCAATATTTATTAGAGAATTACTCTGAAAATAATAATGATTGGAAAATACAGAGTCCTGGAGAAAACAGTAGTGGGGACCCTTTGGGAATATCTCCTTTGGTGACTTGTTCCTTCAGAGACTCCAGTTCATTGCTTGTGACCTCTTATGGTGAACTGGATGAAACTGGACCAAATAAAATGTGCCAACTACCTTCAGCTGAAGAGTTTAAATATTCTGTGCAATCTGTAAATACAGCATTACATTCAATCAATGATTTGGACACCGTGAAAACTCTTGCAATCAGTGACCCTTCACAAGCAGGTGTGCCATCATCTACATGCACATTGTTAACAGAAGATGAAAACCTATTGCCCTCTGAGATAAAATCATGGGAATCCAATAGTTTCTTAAATAATAGCAGTGTGGATTTAGCAAAACAGTCACAGAAGCAGGAAAATAATGGCACTGGATTCTCTTGTGGAAGGCTCCAAACAGAATTTTCAGAAATAGACCTGTCCAAGCTGGGAAATGTTGCACCTCTCTCTTTTTCCCACGCACCTGAAACACACAACTTTAAGGTGGGTAATTCTGCAGAAGCAGAGAACGGGAACTGCAACTGGATGGCAAAGTGCAAAGAAATCGATCAGGACAGTCAAAGCTTTGATCAATCACTCTCCATTACTGAAGTGAAAGATGGGCTTTTTACTCATTTAAATACTGTTTCCCAGCAGGAGGAAAGTAGGATTCTCATTTCTGATAGATTGCAAGTTTCAAGAAGTGAAGAACTTGTTGACCCTTTACTTGGTGTGGTCGTGAAGAACTGTGCCCTTGGTGACTATGGCAAAACCAGGACACACGCGGACAGTGGTGAAATTAACTTGCCTGGACAAGATACAGACATAGCCTGTAACAATGACCAATTGAAAGCCATTGTTCAAGAGACCAATCAATTAAAGATGGATAGAGAAGAGGTTCATAGTCCAACCCAACTGAAGATTGAAATAGAAGTAGGAGATAGTGATACCATTCATTCAGAAATGGAAATGGTCAATGATATAAACCAGGTGGAAGTTGCAGTGAGAGAGTTAACAAGTTCTCCCCAGTTTGAAACAGCTGACAAAAGTGAAAATTGTCTTTCATCGGATGTAGAATCTAAAGATCCTGATAGCTCTCCAGTGAAGACCCTTTCCAGTGTAAGCTTTACTGAAACTGATGTATGCAGTGATGAAGATGAAACCGATATCACTTCAGGAATCTTTACAGATTTAGCACAGGACTACGAAAATAGTGATATTGTTCTCTCTCACAAATCTCTGCAGAAACTTGTGGGGACGCCAGATTCACTTGAGTCACTTGACATCCCATCCACAACTAGTTCCTGTGATATGTTTAGTCCAACTTCACATTATTCATCACTGCAACCAAAGGCTACAGACAGTGGCTATGATACTGAGAATTTTGAATCTCCTGAATTTGTCTTGAAGGAGCCAGTTGAACAGAAGGACCCTGAGATGTTCACCAAAGTTAACAAACCCAGTAATGTTACTGTGATGAAGGTTGACAGCAATGACGCAGAAATGTCACAAGACTCTGAACCACAGTCCATTGATGAAAAAAATCCTTATAGGGACTCGGCATACTTCTCAGATTATGATGCCGAGTCAGAAAGATATCAAGCCTTAGATTCGGAGAAAGATGATCTTGTACAAGGTGAGATTGATCAAAGGGAACTAAATGAAGATCACCTTGCAGACATTCCTGTTCAACAGACTGAGCGGGTGCATTTGAGTTCTTTAGAGCTCAACAACGCTGACCTGAAGCAAACTGAAAGCCTAAAGAATCAAGGTACAAATTCAGAGCATTGCAATTTGATCCAAAGATTATGTGATGATCCTGCAGAGGGCTTAGTAAGCATTAAAAAGGGTCTCTCTGCAGAAGTTTCCATTCTTATTGAGAAACAAACAGATCCAACATTTGATAACCCAGATGCAGATGTACTGACAGGAGCAGAAACCGATCCAAATAAGCAAATATCAGAATTAGGTATCCCAGTAACAAATGAGGAGTTTCATGATCAGGACTTAGAAATTGAGAATGAAAAAAAAGCAGTTCAAGCTGACTATTTAGTTTGTAGACAGATATTAGAAGAAGCAGATTGCTCCAATTCAAAGAACCAGGATGGATTTCTTCAAAACAGTTATAATTCAGAAAACCTTCTCTTAAAGAAACAGGTATCTTTACGTAAGAAAGGGTGTCTTCACAAAACATCCGGTTGCATCTATGATGGTACTGAGTTAATATTGGAAGAGCAATCATCTGAACAAGGTAACGACACAGCTGGATTTCAGTGTACTGATGTTGAGATGAGGAAATTCCAGCCGTATTCCTTGAATGTTGAAGAAAGGTTGGAGAGTTGCATTGTCCCCAAAATACAGTCAGTTCAGTTGTCATTGGAGCTCCCCTTATTAGCTCTCAAGAAAGAACCCCGACAGGCTTCTGATGGGGAAGAAGGGGATGAAGAAGATGAGGACGATGATGAAAGTGATGATTCTGATGAGGAACTAGGCATCTATAACATTCAGGAACACAGTGAAGAAAGTGAGGAAGAAATTCCCACTGTTCCCATTATTGTAACAGAAAAGGATGATGGGAAGAATCTGAGAAGCCTTCTAAAGCTACCTAATTTAGTATGCGAGACCTTCTGTGAGGATCTCGACCGAAAGAAAAAAGCGGTGTCTTTCTACGATGATGTTACTGTCTATCTTTTTGATCAG GAAAGTCCGACAGGTGAACTAAGTGAGCAGAACATTCCAGAGGTTGACCCAGCATTTCTACACCCTCCTGAACACTCGCAAAACAAAAACACCGATGTTTCCATGGCAGAGAGGCAGAATACCTCCAACATCTCGTCGGATGGAAACTTCCCTGAAGAAA GTGGAGGCTTTGAATGGGATGATGACTTTCCTTTGGTGTCAGTAAAGTCATCCTTAGTGACTGAAGGTTCCTCTCTGACATCTGAAGCTGCTTCTAGTGCTGCTCCCTCGAGGCCAGTGCAAAATCAGGTGCAGAAAACACGATTCTCCCGTTTCACTGTCTCTCCTGCCACCGTCTCTAGGTTCTCAATTACACATGTATTGGATTCGGAAATTGAGTCAGTTGGAG GCAGTATTGAGGAGGGTGAAAGAGAATGA